In the genome of Vicia villosa cultivar HV-30 ecotype Madison, WI linkage group LG7, Vvil1.0, whole genome shotgun sequence, one region contains:
- the LOC131616846 gene encoding low affinity inorganic phosphate transporter 1-like, with amino-acid sequence MAGQLGVLNALDVAKTQMYHFTAIVIAGMGFFTDAYDLFCISLVTKLLGRIYYTDYTKPKPGVLPPGVQAGVTGVALVGTLAGQLFFGWLGDKLGRKKVYGMTLMLMVGCSLASGLSFGNSPKSVMATLCFFRFWLGFGIGGDYPLSATIMSEYANKKTRGAFIAAVFAMQGFGIMAGGIFALIVATAFDHKYKVPTYEENPEASLVLPAFDFVWRLILMFGAVPAALTYYWRMKMPETARYTALVAKNAKQAASDMSKVLQVELQAEEAKVQEIDENQSQKFGLFSKQFAKRHGMHLLGTTTTWFLLDIAFYSQNLFQKDIFTAIGWIPPAKEMNAIHELYRIARAQTLIAMCSTVPGYWFTVAFIDYMGRFAIQLMGFFFMTVFMFALAIPYDHWKQKDNRIGFVVMYSLTFFFANFGPNATTFVVPAEIFPARLRSTCHGISAAAGKAGAIVGAFGFLYAAQSKKASETDTGYPTGIGIKNSLIMLGVVNFFGMVFTFLVPEPNGKSLEEMSGENEDDGVEAIEMAGPGTARTVPV; translated from the coding sequence ATGGCAGGACAACTAGGAGTGCTTAATGCACTCGATGTGGCCAAGACACAAATGTACCATTTCACAGCAATTGTGATTGCTGGAATGGGTTTTTTCACAGATGCATACGATCTCTTCTGCATTTCACTTGTGACAAAGTTGTTAGGAAGAATCTATTACACAGATTACACCAAACCGAAACCGGGTGTTCTTCCTCCCGGTGTTCAAGCCGGTGTAACCGGTGTCGCGCTAGTTGGCACTTTAGCAGGCCAACTATTCTTCGGTTGGCTTGGTGATAAATTGGGAAGGAAAAAGGTTTATGGTATGACCCTTATGCTTATGGTGGGTTGTTCACTTGCCTCAGGACTTTCCTTTGGAAATAGTCCAAAGAGTGTTATGGCAACACTTTGTTTCTTCAGGTTTTGGCTTGGTTTTGGAATTGGTGGTGATTACCCTCTTTCAGCTACAATTATGTCTGAATATGCTAACAAAAAGACGCGAGGCGCTTTCATCGCTGCAGTGTTTGCTATGCAGGGCTTCGGAATCATGGCTGGTGGAATATTTGCATTGATTGTAGCTACAGCGTTTGATCACAAATATAAAGTTCCTACTTATGAAGAAAACCCGGAAGCGTCGCTTGTGTTGCCCGCTTTTGATTTCGTTTGGCGTTTGATTTTAATGTTTGGTGCTGTTCCAGCCGCTCTTACCTATTACTGGCGTATGAAGATGCCCGAGACGGCTCGTTACACAGCACTCGTTGCTAAAAACGCGAAACAAGCCGCTTCTGATATGTCTAAGGTGTTACAAGTTGAACTTCAGGCTGAAGAGGCGAAAGTGCAGGAAATAGATGAGAACCAAAGCCAAAAGTTTGGCCTTTTTAGCAAGCAATTCGCCAAGCGCCACGGGATGCACTTGTTGGGAACAACAACTACTTGGTTTTTGTTGGACATTGCTTTCTACAGTCAGAATCTTTTCCAAAAAGACATTTTCACTGCCATTGGATGGATCCCTCCGGCGAAAGAAATGAATGCAATTCATGAACTTTACAGGATTGCAAGAGCACAAACACTTATAGCAATGTGCAGTACAGTTCCAGGTTACTGGTTCACCGTCGCGTTTATCGATTACATGGGCCGATTCGCGATCCAACTGATGGGTTTCTTCTTCATGACTGTTTTCATGTTTGCTCTAGCCATACCTTATGATCACTGGAAACAAAAAGATAACAGAATCGGGTTTGTCGTGATGTACTCGTTAACTTTCTTCTTTGCCAATTTCGGTCCAAATGCAACCACATTCGTTGTTCCGGCCGAGATTTTCCCGGCTAGGCTAAGATCAACTTGTCACGGTATCTCGGCTGCTGCTGGAAAAGCTGGAGCAATCGTTGGCGCATTTGGATTCTTATACGCGGCACAAAGTAAGAAAGCGTCTGAGACCGATACCGGTTACCCAACCGGTATTGGAATTAAGAACTCCCTCATCATGCTTGGTGTTGTTAACTTCTTTGGAATGGTATTCACCTTCTTAGTACCTGAACCAAATGGAAAATCACTGGAAGAAATGAGTGGtgagaatgaagatgatggtGTTGAGGCTATTGAGATGGCAGGGCCAGGAACTGCTAGGACAGTAcctgtttaa